The following coding sequences lie in one Cupriavidus taiwanensis LMG 19424 genomic window:
- a CDS encoding helix-turn-helix domain-containing protein, with protein MRATRAGEGMPIDQAATHCGVSVGMLSKLENGKGVNLAHALRVMDGLGLTMLVVPRAHAALLEQAAAHAAKMDKNAARERKAGVEE; from the coding sequence ATACGGGCAACGCGGGCAGGGGAAGGTATGCCCATTGACCAGGCCGCCACTCATTGTGGCGTTTCCGTTGGCATGCTGTCCAAGCTGGAGAACGGCAAGGGCGTCAATCTGGCGCACGCGCTGCGCGTGATGGACGGACTGGGTTTGACGATGCTCGTCGTGCCGAGGGCGCATGCGGCGTTGCTCGAACAGGCAGCGGCTCATGCGGCCAAGATGGACAAAAATGCAGCCAGGGAGCGGAAAGCCGGGGTTGAAGAGTAG
- a CDS encoding GSU2403 family nucleotidyltransferase fold protein, protein MVIRAPQGHRSSRRHALRDYEDDLWAIQVRRPNVLLGSPPFSAPIVSVTGRMARMTTISPAAFVDFERWMASTPERDPLKVSRDRLQASIVEELAHRRLGV, encoded by the coding sequence GTGGTAATCCGCGCGCCGCAAGGCCACAGAAGTTCGCGGCGGCATGCTCTGCGAGATTATGAAGATGACCTCTGGGCAATCCAGGTGCGACGCCCAAATGTCCTGTTGGGGTCGCCTCCATTCTCTGCGCCCATCGTTTCCGTGACCGGAAGAATGGCGCGGATGACGACGATCAGTCCAGCCGCATTCGTCGACTTCGAGCGCTGGATGGCATCCACCCCAGAGCGCGATCCGCTCAAGGTATCTCGCGACAGGCTCCAGGCATCGATCGTGGAAGAGCTCGCCCACCGCCGGCTGGGTGTTTAG